The genomic region TTAACATAACTTTTTTCACTAGTCACTCCTTCCCTACTAACTTACTAACTTACCAACCTCATGCAATGAACAAGCAATTAGATTGAATGCGATTACTATGCTTAATATTCTTCCACCAGGGCGTTCTCTTTCAGGAACGGCGACAGGCCGTGCACCTGGCATTCGATCAGCCCCTGGGGATTTAAAAAATAATTATACCAGTATCTCCCGCATTTATTTCCTTCCACCTTCCATTCCAGCTTGAATTGCTTTCCTTCAGGTGTCTTGAAATCCAGTTTCAGATTCCTGGTCCGTTTCTTCAGGTAGCCCATTTTTTCCAGCGTCTTCATGTCAAAATTCTTCTGATCGAGCTGCATCTTTTCCCTGTTGTTGAATGCTTCCAGCGCAGCCTGTATCACCACACTTCTCAGATAACAATCCAGATTTTCAAGGGCCTGCTGTTCAAATTCCTTGTCCGGATATGAATATTTCTGCACTATTTTCATGGTATCCATTGCGAATTCGATGGTCCGGCCTGTCTCGCCTTTTTTCAAAGCGATCAGCATCAGGTAATAGTTGGACTTCAGATCCTCAGGATACTGTCTGAGGATTTCCAGGAAAGCGGATTCAATCTCAGGCAGCGCTTGAATTTCACCGGAAGCGTTCAGAAGCTTCTCGCCTTTGCCGAAGAATTTCTTCACCAGTTTGCGGGACTTTTCGGCTGCGCTTTCTTCCTCAGGAGGTTTCTGTGACACTTCCTCTGTTTTGGGAGCGAAATTCTCGGTCTTGATTTCTGTTATATCAATGCTTGCCTTGTATTTTTTTAGTTTTTCCAGGCGGACTTCCTCTTCTCTGGATTTCTTTTCCGCTTCCAGATCCCGCAGGGCAGTAATCTCTTCGCTGGACTGCATGGTTTTCCGCTTAGTTTCTGCTTCGGCTTCTTCCAGCCTCCTCTTCTCAAATTCAATCAATTTCTGCCGTTCGAGCTCCTGCTTCGCTTCTTCCTCAGCCTTTTTCTTGTCCTCTATCCCTTTGAGATAAGCGATCAGGTCCTGATTTTTGTCATCCAGCGCCAGAGAAATCTCAAAACAGTCCAACCCTTTCTGCTGTTCACTGGTTTTCTCGTAATAGTACTTGCCGAGCAGGAACCAGTAATACGACGATTCGCTGTCCTTCTTTTTTTCAGCCACCACTTTGTTCCAGAGTGTCTTCAGATCACGTTTCTCTTCTGCGGCCATCTGTGAGAGATTCACTTTGAAATGGCTGCGATAATACATGATCCTGACCGCCTCATCATCAGGATCGATCTTGAAGGCCTCCAGAAAGCAATAAAAAGAACGAACAAAATCGGCTTTGAAGAATCTCTCCAGACCGCTGGTATACCAGTTCTGGGTATCCTTGTTCTTGGATTTAAGTTCAGGCAGAGAAATCGATTCCCATTTGGACTTGAGGTCAGGTTTCTTTTCCCGGACCTGCTGCAGGACCAGAAATGCCCCTTCGTGATAGGGATTGATTTCAAGGGTTTTTTCGGCAAATTCGAAAGCCTTGTCCATTTTACCCAGGTTGTAATAAAAATTTGCCCAGGAATACCAGCGTTCGGACAGCAGCCTGCTGTCTTCATCGGCAAAGAGGCAGCTCGTAAAAATCAGAACCAGCAGCAGTAAGCGCATATATTCAAAGCAGTTGTGCGGCAATCGATGCCAGCTTGGAACGTTCCCCTTTCATCAGTACAATATGCCCGGCAATGGCGTGAGACTTGAAGCGCTCCGCCACAAATGACAGCCCGTTGCTGGATTCATCCAGATACTGATTATCAATCTGAAATGGATCGCCTGTCAGAACAATCTTGGAATTTTCTCCGGCACGGGTGATGATGGTCTTGATCTCGTGCGGAGTAAGGTTCTGAGCCTCGTCAATAATGATGAAACTGTTCGGCAGTGAGCGTCCGCGGATATATGTGAGGGCTTCAATCTGAATCAGCCCGTTTTCGTATAAATAATTATATTCTTTACGCACATCAGCCCCAAACAGAAGATCAAGATTATCCGTGATCGGCTGCATCCAGGAAGTGAGCTTTTCGTCCTTACTGCCAGGCAGATAGCCGATGTCCTTACCCATGGGCACGATCGGACGTGCCACCAGCATCCGCTTGTAGACTTTTTCGTCCAGGATTTTCTGTAATCCGGCGGCCAGGGCGAGCAGGGTTTTTCCGGTGCCGGCTGAACCGAGCAGAGTGACGAGTTTTACATCATCAGCGAGCAGGAGTTCGATCGCGAAGCGCTGCTCCAGGTTTCTGGGTTCGATTCCCCACGGCTTGGCGCTGATATGGAAGAGCGGAATCAGGCGGTCTCTCTCCACGCAGTATTTGGTGAGAACTGAATGGGAAGCGTTCTTGGTCCTGAGCAGAACGCACTGGTTGGCGAAAAACAGATGATCTTCCAGTTTCAGTTCGTAACTCTGATAGAACTGATCGATGATCTTTTTCTGCACTTCGATGATCTCAAAACCCTTGAAAATTTCCGCCACATTTGCCTTGTCTGTCTCATAGTCTTCTGCGCGCAACCCAAGGGCATCGGCTTTGATCCGGACATTGGTGTCCTTTGAAACGATCACTACTGGAATGGAACTGTCCTGACCCGAGTATTCCTGGGCCACTGCAATGATCTGATTGTCAGGTTTGTGAGGGTCCATTGTTTCAGGGATGTTCTGGACCGCATGGAAACTCCATTCGATCTTGAGAAATCCACCTTCCTTCATGATGATTCCGTCATGGAGGCTGCCAAGCTTACGCATGGCTTCGAGATTCTTGATGGTCCGGCGGGCGTTCTGCCCGACTGTGCCTGGCCTGCTCTTGAGGTGATCCAGCTCCTCGATTACGATCATCGGGATGATCACCTCATTGTCCTCAAAACACAGAAAAGCTTCCGGATCGTGGATCAGCACGTTGGTATCCAGTATGAAACGCTTCTTCATCTAAAAGCCTCCTTTGCGGCAGAGGAAGAATACCCTTTCAGATCGCTCGTCAGGGATTTTGAATTTATAGGCATCGTAGATCCCGAGAATTTCAAAGTTCATTTCCGTTAATACTGTTTTGAGCTCATCGATAGTATATATTCTTTTGGCATGGTTCTCAACGTGTTTGAAAAAAGTTTTACCTTCACTGCGTTGGAAAAATGTGCTCTTGATATTGTAAATTTTATTTAACTGCAGGCACTGGCTTTCCCAGATATATGCCCAGTCTCCATTGTCTTTTCCGAGAGAACCGCCTGGAAAAAGGTTCTGAAGCTTACGCATGGTGATTGTATCGAAGATCAGAAGTTTCCTGTCTGAGAGGCTTCGATAGGTGTTCACCAGAGTCTGTCGAAGGCTGTGCTCGTCAATCAGGTAATTCAAAGTGTCGAACAGACAAAGGATCAGATCAAAGCGCCGGTTCAGGCAGAAACTCTGCATTCTGGAAACCAGGAAACGGCATCTGGAATCGCACTGTAGAGCCTTGTTCCTGGCTCTGTTCACCATTTCAAAACTCTCGTCCAGTCCCACCATCAATTTAAAATCAAGCTGTCTTTCCAATTCCAGCAAGACGTTCCCGGTACCACAGCCAAGTTCCAGTACACTTTCCACTTTGGTTTCGGAAAGTTCGATCAGCTGCTGCAGATATCCGATCCATTCCTCATATTCGACATCAGCCATAATCAGGTCATAATACTCAGAAAAATACCTATACATTGCTGCTCCAATCTTCCGATACCTTCTAAGATATATGGTTTGGGGGTGTTTTCGCAATCCATGACAATGCTTTGGTTTCTTCTGATCTATCCGGCCGCCTTGTTTCTTACTGTTTTCCTGATCGCCAGGCGGCAGAAGCAGTCATTCAGGGAACTGAACTCGCTTCCCATCGGCGAGCAGACCCCTGGAAAATCTTTATCTCTCAAAGAAGAACAGGCGAATCTGATGATCCTCGATTTTTATTCACGCCTGCCTGACAACTGGAATCGTAAATACCTGCGGAAAAAAATCTGTACTGCCAGTCTCAGTACTTTCAGAGAGCTGAAAACGAACCTCAAATATCAGTACCTGCAGCAGATCGAGCCTGAAAAGATTCATGAAAACACAGACATCATCGAGCACTGCCTTAAATCACGGGACTTTTCCCTGCAGTATCTGGCGCTGAAACTTCTGCAGAAAGAATGCCTGCCTCTCGACCTCAGCCATGTGGAATGCTTTCTCTGCTGCAACCAGCCTGTGCTTCAACGGGAAGCGCTTAAGGCTCTGTCAAAAAACTTGTAGAATTCATAAATTCCGGGTATAATGATAGCAGTAATGAGTATGGAGTGGAGGTAGATATGAAGTTGTTCCTTCTTTTTTTATTTCTAAGCTTCATTTTACCCACCTGGGGTCACAATTTTCCGGGCAAAGCTGACCAGAAGATTCTCGGCTCAAACGAGCAGGCCAAGAATTTCACACTTCCCTATTATGACACTCAAAGTAAAAAATTCAATCTCAAGGAAAATTATCCTGCCAGCAACCTTGTTTTCGTGTTTTTCGCCAGCTGGTGCAGCCACTGCCAGAAAGATATTCCTGGAATAGACTCCATCAAGGATAAATATCCTGGTACAAAATTCATAGCTGTCAATGCCATGGAAACGGCAGATGAAATCAAGGCGTTCTTCAAAAAATTCAATCTCTCTCTCCCCTGCCTGATGGACGAAAAGGGTGATGTAATCAAGCTTTACGGCATCACCGGAATTCCGGCTTTCCTGGTGCTGAATAAGAGCGGAGAGCAGCTGATGCTGGGCAATTTCTCCATCGTTGAGCTCGAATCACTTCTTAAGAATTTGCGATTTCAAAAGCCCGGAAAAGGCGACACCTCGCGTCCGGAAGAGGAAGGCTGCCACGACGGGATCTGCCCGATACCCAAGTTCTAAGCTGTTGAAAAACAGTCGGCTGCTTCGTTGCTCCTCTCCATTTTCGCTTCATGTACATTAAGGTACACTCCGCTCAAATGGCTCGTCACGCCTTGCATCCATCTGTTTTTGAACAGCTTAGCTGTTTTAATCCCGTTTTCTTGAATCCTGTGGCAGCACGATGCAGAAATCAGTGTGCAGGTTAAAGAAATAGCTGCCCTTTTCCGGTGAAGACCGGATGAAGTGCTCGTTCTTGTTGTCCCTCAGCAATAGCCGCAACTGGTAAATCGCGTTCCTGACTGAGTTCCCGTCACTCTCCTGCTCGTATTTATTCCCAAATACCAGTTCGAAAATTTCAGGAGTCCGAAGAACTGCACCAGGTTCACGGACCAGTTCAAGCAGCAGGCTGCAAAGCTTCTGGCGCTGGAATATCTTCACAATCCTTCCCTTCAGCAGCATTTCATGATTGATGAAATCAATGAAAATCTCAAATCCGTTTTTTCTTCTGCAGCTCACCTCAAGCTCTTTGAAGGAGACAATGTTTCTGCCCTTGGAAGTAAGAAAGATACAGTTTTCGTGCGCTTTGTTGAAGGCATCCTCGGCAAGTTCCAGACCATAATTTATCCAGCGCTGATATCCTGGCGAAAACTGCTCCATGGTAGTCCGGAAGTGCTGCAGGTAAAATTTTTCGGTTTCCGTTTCCAGAAGCATTCCTTTAGCCCTGGCCATGAAATAATAAAAGTAAACCAGCAACTCCCGGTTGTCGCTCTGTTCCGAGAATTTCCCCGCAAGTTCGAGATGCGGCAGAGCGCGGGCAGGCTCGTTATTGATCAGCAGAAACTGAGCGTAAAGCTGGTGTGCCCAAATCTTGTTGGTGGGAAAATCAATTTTTTCATATAGTTCCAGGGCTTTTTTGAAGCTGAGTTCAGCCTCGGCGTTGTCACCGGTATAAGTACAGACCTCACCTACTCCCCGCTGCAGGCTGGCCTGTTCAAAGGTCCAGCTGAACTTGGAGGCGGTTTTCAGGGCTTTCCTGAGAATCCTGATCGAATCCTTGTATCGTTTCAGCAGAGTGAAAGTGCATGCCAGTAAGCTGTAATCCCTCATCAGATCCCGTAAAGCACGGATTTTCTTGTGGATGCGGATGGCACGCCTCAAGGTCACCACCGCCTCTTCCCTTCTGCAGAGTTCGCGTAGATTGTAAGCTTTCTGGCGCAGCGTGAAAGCCAGCTGTTCCGTGGCTCCAGAATCCCTGAAAATCTGTTCGGCGAGCTCGAGATATTTCAGGGAATCTTCGATCCTGCCTCTGTATGTCAGGAAAATTGAATAACTGGTAAAAACCCTGGCTCTGAACAGAGGAGTGGAAATCTGATCCACCTCCCCGATCGCCTGCTCCAGGTGTTCGGCTGAGAGTTCAACATTGCCCAGGTAATTATAAGCCAGCCCGAGTTGAGTCAGGGCACCGACTCTGTCTTCTGTTGACTGGAGCTTTGTCAATGCCTTCCTGTAAAATTCTGCAGCTTCAGAGTAGTTAGAGAGGCAGAACTTAAGCTCAGCCGTCAACAGGTCGCGCTCTGTTTTTGAACTGAGGGAAGCAATCAGGCTTTCCACTTCTTGAGTAATCTTTCTGGATAACAGGTATTCGATTCTGGCTCTGAAGATCTCTTGCCCCCTGTAGCCGGACGAGAGTTTCAATGCCTGTGCGAGCACAGTATCGAAGCTCTCGGTTTTCTCCCCGAGAATCAGGAGTTTCTTGTGGATTTCCAGAGCCGTGTCTACTGCCCTTTCCGGGATTTCAGCCTGGACGAAATGATAAAACGCTTCCAGCAGTTCGACAGGGGTTGAATCGGCTTGACTGAACTTCAGAGCAGCCTCGAAATGATGTTTCTTCTTTTCAGCCTGATCCATGATCCTGTCGGTGTATTCTTTGAACAGATCATGCACTGAAACGGCACCTGAATGATTCACTTCAACCAGGTAGTTGTTCCTCAGGTTTTTCATGCTGCGCCTGGTTCCAGCATTGTCAGGGTGAGGCAGCCTATCAGGGAAAACCGGGATTCTGAGGACAGAAAGGCGGGATACTATCTCCTTGTCTTTTCCGGAAAGTCTCTCCCAGACCCTGTCCAGCAGATATCTGTTTCGTTCTGCCAGGTAGTCAGAAGGATTTTCCAGCAGATACTGCGGGGAATATCCGCCCGACACCAGGAGGCTGATCATCAGTTTGAGTGAAAAAGAATGCCCCCGGATTTTCCGGTACAATTCATGTTTTAAGCGTTCAGGCAGTTTATCCATTTCATGCAGTTCAAAATAGGAGTCCATCATTCTGGAAGAATCCTGGAAGCTCATTCCTTCCAGATTCAGGATCAGATAATCAGGATCATTGACGCCGTATGTTTCGGCCCGTTTGCGGGACAGGATCACAAGTTTCCCTTTCTTCAAGCCTGAAAGGACTGTCTCTACAAAACGGCCGGAAAGCTGATCCGAAACCAGATGAAAATCGTCGATGAACAGGATCAGTGAATTTTCATCCAGGATTCTGACGATCTTTTCTGGAATCTTTGAGCCTGAGGAGATTTCTGTCCTGATTCCGTATATTTCCTTGATTTTCTGAGCGATTTCAGTCGAAAGGTCGTCCAGGTCCCAGCCATTCTTGCAGGTGATCCAGAAAATCCGATCCTGGTACGCCTTTTTGGCGTTGAGGCGGCCTGCGAAACTAAGACCCAGCGAGGTTTTTCCGATTCCAGGTATACCGGAGATCACAATCACTTTGTGACCGGGAAAGCCTGACATCAGATGATCAAGTTCCTGTTCCCTGCCGAAAAAATTGGCTGTGGTGAAAGGCAATTGGGACATATCAGTTCCCAAGTTTTTTCCGCAGGACAGAGAAAAAATTGATCTCTTTGAAAGTCAGGACATTGATGAAAGTCGAGGGTGAGAGTATTTCCACGCAGCTTTCAGGTCCCAGTTGGATGCCCGAAACGCCGTCAATCGTCAGCAATACATCATCCTGTGCCTCTTCGGCCCTGGCTGAAAGGACTGCACCCGGCGGCATCACGATCGGCCTGCAGCTGAGCGAATGGGGCGCGATTGGAGTGACTATGATCGTACGCATTTCAGGGTAGGCTACCGGGCCGCCTGCAGAAAGGGAGTACCCGGTGGAACCGGTGGCGGAAGAGAAGATCACTCCATCGCCGCGGTAGCTCTCCACCACCTGGTCCTGCAGCCTGATCTCGATCTTGATCAGCCTGGCATGCCTGGCACGGGAAATCACCGCGTCATTAATCGCAATGAAGCTCTTCCTGGTTTCTCTTTCGTAGACAGTCACCTTCAGAAAATAGCGTTTCTGCAGCTGAAAACGCTTTGCCAAGACGTCCGAAAGCCTTTCCTCCACATCCCTGAAGTCAATTTCGGTAAGGAACCCGAGCCTCCCAACATTAATACCGAAGAGGGGTACATCAGAGAGAGCCATGGCTCTGGCTACATTCAGAAAAGTCCCATCCCCGCCCAGCACAATGGCGAGGTCCAGATGGCTATAACGACAGCCTTTGTCAGGCCAGTCTGAAAACAGCGGATAATCGTTGAAATACTCGTATGAAACCCGATTCAGCTCCAGCCAGTGCCTGATTTTAATCGAGCAGTCAGCGGTACTCGGCCGGGCAGGGTTGACGAACAGTCCAATTTTCTTGAATTCAAGTTCCTTTGTCATATAGTTCAAACCAAGCTTTCTTTATAATATCGCTGAAATCAACGGGGGAATCAAGCCCTGACAGCCCGAGGTGCAGGAGGAACTCGATATTTCCCTTGGGGCCAGTGATCGGAGAATGAGTTGCTCCTCTCAATCTGAAGCCTGCGGCGCGTAAATCCCCTGTCACTTCAGACAGGGTGCGCAGATGCAGTTCCCGGTCGCGTACCACTCCCTTCTCCACATCGGCTTTTCCAACTTCGAACTGAGGTTTGACAAGCATCACCAGTTCAGTGGAAGTCAGAGAAAATTCCAGGAATTTGGAAATCAGAAGTCTCAAGGAAATAAAGGAAACATCGGCTGAGATGAAATCCAGATCCGAATCGACTTCGGATCTTTCAAGATAACGGAAATTTCTCCGTTCCAGTAAAACCACACGCGGATCTTTCCTTAATTTGAAATCAAGCTGCCCGTATCCGACATCGACAGCGTAAATTTTTGCAGCTCCATTCTGGAGCAGACAATCTGTGAAACCTCCTGTAGAAGCACCCACGTCCAGGCAGGTTTTCCCGGTTGCCTCGATTTTGAATTCAGTGAGAGCACGTTCGAGCTTCAAGCCGCCCCGGGAGACATATTTCAGTCTCTCTTTGAGCCTGAGCCTGCCGGCATCTTCAAGAGCCACTTGATGCGACGGCTTGTCGACCCTCTGGTCACCGAGCAAAACATCGCCCCTCATGATCAGTGCCTTGGCTTCTTCCCTGGATCTGGTCAGGCCCAGGTCAGTTAGTAATAAATCCACTCTTTTTTTCATATTTATTTTAAAATGTAGCTGAAAAATATGTTTTTTACAATTTCCGGTAGGGATTATTTTCTCCATTTCCTCTTGAATTATGGGCTCTCTGCTGATATTATAATGGGTTATGGAAATTGTAGCTGATCTCCATCTTCATACAAACTGCTCGGACGGTCTGTTAAGCCCGGAAAAAATGGTTAACATGGCATTTGAATTTGGACTTTCGGCATGTTCCATTACCGACCATGACACCGTCGATGGGCTTGAATCCGCCATTGAGAAAGGACGGAAAATCGGGGTAGAGGTGATTCCTGGGATTGAATTGAATACTGATGGACCGGGGGGAGAAGTCCATATTCTGGGCTATTACATTCCCCATCAGGATCCGGTGTTCCTGGAAGAGCTTAAAATTCTGAAGCAGGCCAGGGTAGTGCGGATGAAGAAAATGCTTGAAAACATGAAAAAAATCGGGATCACCGTCTATCTCGAGGAAATTCTTCATGAAGCGGGAAATGCTCCTCCAGGCAGGCCACACCTGGCCAGAGTGCTTGTAAAAAATGGTTTTTCATTCTCATTTGAAGACGCTTTCCGCCGATACCTTGAGAAAGGGAAACCCGGGTATGAGCCGCATTTCCATAAACTGACACCGAAAACAGCCATCCAGCTGATCAAGAGATTCAACGGTCTTGCGGTGATTGCCCATCCCTTCACCAGCAGTTACGGGGAGGCTGAGATTAAAGGGCTCCTTCCTTACGGGCTTGATGGGATCGAAGTTTTCCACAGCAAGCATAACAGCATGACGGAAAAGGAATACTTCTTGATCACTGACAAATACCATCTCCTTGCAACAGGCGGCTCAGACTGCCACGGAGAGCAAACGGTATGCGGACTTCTTGTCGGCAAGTACGGTCTTACTGCTGAACATTTCAATAATTTCAAATCAAAAGCGAGGTGTTAAGATGATGAACATCCTGATTGAAATGATATGCGCATTGGTGCTCCTGTTTCCAACACCAGGCCGGGCAACTACCGAAGCAGATGTTGAAACAGTCAGGAAGCAGTTCGAAGGCCTGGCGATCGGTGAAGACCGGGAAAAGAAGCAGAAAAAAGACTGGCTCACCGAAACCCTGGAACAGATGTACCAAGCTGAGCAGGAAGAAAAATGGGAGGAAGTGATCCGGCTTTCGGAAAAGGTGCTGGACTTCGACGCTGGTCACAGGGAAGCGAAGACAGCCTGGACCAACGCCAAGCAGAAACTATTCTGGAAGCGGTACGGCGACCATTTCATCTTCGGCATCATCATCCTGATCGCGGCTCCCTGGCTCTTCAAATTTCTACAGGAACTGATCAATTTCAAACCCACCAAAGATGCCTATCTTTCAAAAGGCAGGGATCTCTATAACGATAAAAAATGGCAGAAACTAATCGACTATTACAAGAAGATCATGGAAAACCCACGTTATGCAGAGGAATTGCAGATGAAGGATCTGGCAGACATCAACTTACAGATCGGCATGGCCTATACTAACCTCGGTAAACTCCCCCAGGCCACCAAGGCTCTGACCGAAACTCTCAAATACGATAATACGATCGACGCCGCCCACACCCAGCTCACCCGGCTCTTTCTCAAGCAAAACGCCACCCACGAGCGAGCTTTACAGGAATATCAGCTCTACTTCAAGCACTTCCCGACTGACATGGAAATCTGCGGCATTCTCGCAAAGTATTACCTGAGCAAAGAATTGAATACTGACGACGCATTGACGGTGTACCGGAAATACCTCAAGGTCGAACCGGACAACAAAGACATCATCAAACTGATAGTCACCCGTTTTATCAGAAAACATGAAAGCACGAAAGAAGCGATGGAGCTCTATGAAAAATTTCTTGGCTTCTTCCCGAATAAGCAGGAAGTAAGGCGGGAACTGGCCAAGATTTATTTTACCTTCGCTATGTATGAGAAAGCGATCGAGTGCTGCAAGGCCCTGATTGAGAAAGGATTCCTCGACGACGAAGACCTGCACAAAATCAATGTTGAATCCCATCAGAAAATGGGTAAATACGAAGAACTGAAGCATTACTATGAAGACTGCAAAGTCAAGTTTTCCCAGTTCACCCGTTTCGTGGAACTCGCCAACAAGATCATCGGAAAGGGCGAAGAAACCGAATATGCAGAAAAAATCGTGCAGAAAAAGGAAGAGGAAGACAGCAACTTTTACATCTGCCCCAACTGCGCACATCTCAATCCGATCGACAGCGAATATTGCCTTGGCTGTGGTAAGCTCATCAAGGAATAGCAGATGGTCGAATATGTTAGTCTGCACTGACAGAGGGATTTAAAAGAATGCGGATTCTTTATGCTCTCATTTTTGTCTGTCTGTCAGGCTTGCCGCTCCTCGCGGATGATTCTGTGGAAGTATATGAAGTCAACAGCCCGGATGAGATAGTCAACACCGTGGACACAGAAGGCGATTCCGCCCAGCCCGCTGATAGCGAACCTGAGGCGAATGATGAAACAGCCAGCGATTCCATCAGAGGGAACACTCTCAAGGAAATTGCCCAGCCGATCACCCAGGAATACACGATTGATGAGATGTACAAGCGTGGAGAGACATTCCTGAACAACAAGGAATATGATCTGGCAGCTAAAGAATACAAGTCCATAATCCGCAAGAACAACCGGGAAGCAAACGCCTACGACAAGCTCGCCAAAACATACGACTTCCAGGAAGATTATGAGCGGGAGTCGTCGACTTATCAACTGCTTTATAAAATTTTTCCTGCCAAGGAAAATAACGATAAACTTCAGGCTTCTCTGAAAAAATTTGTCAATCAGCTGAATAAATTTTATCTCCAGTATCCTTCAGAAGCGATGATTCCAGCCAAAATTGCTGAAGTCTATTACAAGATCGGGGACCCTGACAAAGCAGAAAAATTCGCGAAAGAAGCGATTGGTCTGAAGAAGACTACAGCCAAGGCCTATTATATTCTGGCACTGCTGTTCAGAGACAAAAAAGACCTGCAAAGAGCTTATGAAAATATCACCGCGGCTTTCGGTTTTGAACCTGAAACTCAGGAATATTTCCAGCTGCTGAACACCATCAGCAAAATGAGGGAGAAGGAGCAGGAGAGCAGGCCCAAGGTGGAAACCAAGGAAATTATCGACACCCCATACTTTACAAATGCTCTGCGCCTCATCGAACGGAAGGAATACATCCAGGCTCTGGAGCAGCTCGAAAAGGCACAGGAGCAATTCCCGAACAATAAGGAAATCCTTGCGAGAATCACTGAAGTTCAAAAGCTCAAGCGCGAGGCATCTGAAGCCCTTCTTGCTTTGAACATGGGTGTAGCCTGGTTCGCGGACGGAAAATACAACCTTACTGTAGAAAAATATCAGAAGGAAATCATCGACAAAAACCGAGTGAATCTGGTGGATTACCTCTCTTTTTACAGTCTTCTTCTCCGCTCTTATTACAACCTGGGACGCTGGGATGACTGCATCAGGACCAGCAATCTTCTGCTCGAACAAGTCCCTATAGCAGTAGAAGCTTATTATTATGCCGGTCTTTCCTGCGAACAGACCGGGAAAAACGATCAGGCTTTCAAATACTTTCTCAAAGCCATGACCCTGCCGGTGGAGCTGGTGAAACACCCCGAATTCAGGCGCACCCTGGAAAGCAAAGTGTTTTATTATAAACTGCGTAAAAACAGCGGCTGGATTTTTCTCTTGATCCTGCTGACCTCAGGGTTGGCAGGCGGCGGCTGGTTCCTTTTCAATCAAGGACCTTTCAAGAAAAAAAGACTGCTCGGAAAATTACAGTCTGCCTTTGAAGAACGCAAAGTTTCTGAAGTGAGCGATCTGTATCGGAAGCTTGAAAAAATGCCTCTGTCTCCCTCAGAAACAAAGTCTGTCTATGGAATCTGGGCTGAATCGAACTTTCAGCAGGGAAATTATGAAAAGTCCCTGACCGCACTGAAAAATGTGATAAAAGTAGATCCGAATGACATCCAGAGCCACTCCCTGATCGCGAAAATTTTCCTGAAAAAAGAGATTCTGTCCGACGAAGCCCTTTACGAATACGCCAGATTGATCAAGAAAGAACCCAACAACATCGAACTCCTGCACCTGATCGTAAAGTTTTTCAATTCTTCCGGGGAAAAACTTTTTGAAAAATGGAACAAGACTTTCGGCAACGATCTGCCTCTGATTCTGGAGACACTTTACCGTCTGGAGCCGGCCAACCCTGAGGTTCTGCACTTGTGGACGATTCTGGCTCTCAAGGAAAAACGATCTGACGACAAGTCCAGAGAGATTTATGAGCGCTATCTCGAATTCAACAAGGACGAGAAACTGGCGCTGCAGATAAAACCGATCCTGCTGCGCGGATACTACAACCTGCAAAAACATGAAAAGGCTCTGAACCTCGGCGTGGAGCTGCTGGAAAAGATCCCTGAAGAAAAAGAACTGTTCATGATTGTCGCCGATATTTGTGAACAG from Candidatus Wallbacteria bacterium harbors:
- a CDS encoding NB-ARC domain-containing protein, whose product is MSQLPFTTANFFGREQELDHLMSGFPGHKVIVISGIPGIGKTSLGLSFAGRLNAKKAYQDRIFWITCKNGWDLDDLSTEIAQKIKEIYGIRTEISSGSKIPEKIVRILDENSLILFIDDFHLVSDQLSGRFVETVLSGLKKGKLVILSRKRAETYGVNDPDYLILNLEGMSFQDSSRMMDSYFELHEMDKLPERLKHELYRKIRGHSFSLKLMISLLVSGGYSPQYLLENPSDYLAERNRYLLDRVWERLSGKDKEIVSRLSVLRIPVFPDRLPHPDNAGTRRSMKNLRNNYLVEVNHSGAVSVHDLFKEYTDRIMDQAEKKKHHFEAALKFSQADSTPVELLEAFYHFVQAEIPERAVDTALEIHKKLLILGEKTESFDTVLAQALKLSSGYRGQEIFRARIEYLLSRKITQEVESLIASLSSKTERDLLTAELKFCLSNYSEAAEFYRKALTKLQSTEDRVGALTQLGLAYNYLGNVELSAEHLEQAIGEVDQISTPLFRARVFTSYSIFLTYRGRIEDSLKYLELAEQIFRDSGATEQLAFTLRQKAYNLRELCRREEAVVTLRRAIRIHKKIRALRDLMRDYSLLACTFTLLKRYKDSIRILRKALKTASKFSWTFEQASLQRGVGEVCTYTGDNAEAELSFKKALELYEKIDFPTNKIWAHQLYAQFLLINNEPARALPHLELAGKFSEQSDNRELLVYFYYFMARAKGMLLETETEKFYLQHFRTTMEQFSPGYQRWINYGLELAEDAFNKAHENCIFLTSKGRNIVSFKELEVSCRRKNGFEIFIDFINHEMLLKGRIVKIFQRQKLCSLLLELVREPGAVLRTPEIFELVFGNKYEQESDGNSVRNAIYQLRLLLRDNKNEHFIRSSPEKGSYFFNLHTDFCIVLPQDSRKRD
- a CDS encoding PhoH family protein; protein product: MKKRFILDTNVLIHDPEAFLCFEDNEVIIPMIVIEELDHLKSRPGTVGQNARRTIKNLEAMRKLGSLHDGIIMKEGGFLKIEWSFHAVQNIPETMDPHKPDNQIIAVAQEYSGQDSSIPVVIVSKDTNVRIKADALGLRAEDYETDKANVAEIFKGFEIIEVQKKIIDQFYQSYELKLEDHLFFANQCVLLRTKNASHSVLTKYCVERDRLIPLFHISAKPWGIEPRNLEQRFAIELLLADDVKLVTLLGSAGTGKTLLALAAGLQKILDEKVYKRMLVARPIVPMGKDIGYLPGSKDEKLTSWMQPITDNLDLLFGADVRKEYNYLYENGLIQIEALTYIRGRSLPNSFIIIDEAQNLTPHEIKTIITRAGENSKIVLTGDPFQIDNQYLDESSNGLSFVAERFKSHAIAGHIVLMKGERSKLASIAAQLL
- a CDS encoding NAD(+)/NADH kinase; its protein translation is MTKELEFKKIGLFVNPARPSTADCSIKIRHWLELNRVSYEYFNDYPLFSDWPDKGCRYSHLDLAIVLGGDGTFLNVARAMALSDVPLFGINVGRLGFLTEIDFRDVEERLSDVLAKRFQLQKRYFLKVTVYERETRKSFIAINDAVISRARHARLIKIEIRLQDQVVESYRGDGVIFSSATGSTGYSLSAGGPVAYPEMRTIIVTPIAPHSLSCRPIVMPPGAVLSARAEEAQDDVLLTIDGVSGIQLGPESCVEILSPSTFINVLTFKEINFFSVLRKKLGN
- a CDS encoding class I SAM-dependent methyltransferase; translation: MYRYFSEYYDLIMADVEYEEWIGYLQQLIELSETKVESVLELGCGTGNVLLELERQLDFKLMVGLDESFEMVNRARNKALQCDSRCRFLVSRMQSFCLNRRFDLILCLFDTLNYLIDEHSLRQTLVNTYRSLSDRKLLIFDTITMRKLQNLFPGGSLGKDNGDWAYIWESQCLQLNKIYNIKSTFFQRSEGKTFFKHVENHAKRIYTIDELKTVLTEMNFEILGIYDAYKFKIPDERSERVFFLCRKGGF
- a CDS encoding TlpA disulfide reductase family protein — translated: MKLFLLFLFLSFILPTWGHNFPGKADQKILGSNEQAKNFTLPYYDTQSKKFNLKENYPASNLVFVFFASWCSHCQKDIPGIDSIKDKYPGTKFIAVNAMETADEIKAFFKKFNLSLPCLMDEKGDVIKLYGITGIPAFLVLNKSGEQLMLGNFSIVELESLLKNLRFQKPGKGDTSRPEEEGCHDGICPIPKF